A single genomic interval of Saccharothrix saharensis harbors:
- the purF gene encoding amidophosphoribosyltransferase — translation MVTDHSATGRIDPETQEEREPREECGVFGVWAPGEEVAKLTYYGLYALQHRGQEAAGISVGDGSQVVVFKDLGLVSQVFDEQVLQSLRGHVAVGHCRYSTTGSTTWENAQPTFRTTATGSGLSLGHNGNLVNTAELLAKAREVGVDTSHGATTDSDLVCGLLAAQAADIGIEQAAMQLLPTLRGAFCLAFSDESTLYAARDPQGVRPLVLGRLERGWVVASETAALDIVGASFVREVEPGELIAIDENGLRSSRFANPEPKGCIFEYVYLARPDTTIAGRSVHATRVEIGRRLAAEHPVEADLVIPVPESGTPAAIGYAQASGIPYGSGLVKNAYVGRTFIQPSQTIRQLGIRLKLNPLRDVIRGKRLVVVDDSIVRGNTQRALVRMLREAGAVEVHVRIASPPVKWPCFYGIDFASRAELIANGLDTDGIRRSVGADSLGYVSLEELIAASEQPKTRLCCACFDGDYPIPLPDDALIGKHLLEGIRGVAGSATPVLTNGYGAEDALQRP, via the coding sequence GTGGTCACCGACCATTCAGCAACCGGCCGCATTGACCCCGAAACCCAGGAAGAACGCGAACCCCGCGAAGAATGCGGCGTGTTCGGCGTGTGGGCTCCCGGCGAAGAGGTCGCCAAGCTCACCTACTACGGCCTGTACGCCCTGCAGCACCGCGGCCAGGAAGCCGCGGGCATCTCGGTGGGCGACGGCAGCCAGGTGGTGGTCTTCAAGGACCTCGGCCTGGTCAGCCAGGTGTTCGACGAGCAGGTGCTGCAGTCGCTGCGCGGCCACGTCGCCGTCGGCCACTGCCGCTACTCCACCACCGGCTCCACCACGTGGGAGAACGCGCAGCCGACGTTCCGCACCACGGCCACCGGCTCGGGCCTGTCGCTCGGCCACAACGGCAACCTGGTGAACACCGCCGAGCTGCTGGCCAAGGCCCGCGAGGTGGGCGTGGACACCAGCCACGGCGCCACCACCGACTCCGACCTGGTGTGCGGCCTGCTCGCCGCCCAGGCCGCCGACATCGGCATCGAGCAGGCGGCCATGCAGCTGCTGCCGACGCTGCGCGGCGCGTTCTGCCTCGCGTTCTCCGACGAGTCCACCCTCTACGCGGCCCGCGACCCGCAGGGCGTGCGCCCGCTGGTGCTGGGCCGGCTGGAGCGCGGCTGGGTCGTGGCCAGCGAGACGGCGGCGCTGGACATCGTCGGCGCGTCGTTCGTCCGCGAGGTCGAGCCGGGCGAGCTGATCGCGATCGACGAGAACGGCCTGCGGTCGAGCCGGTTCGCCAACCCCGAGCCCAAGGGCTGCATCTTCGAGTACGTCTACCTGGCCCGCCCGGACACCACGATCGCCGGCCGCTCGGTGCACGCCACCCGCGTCGAGATCGGTCGCCGGCTGGCCGCGGAGCACCCGGTCGAGGCCGACCTGGTGATCCCGGTGCCCGAGTCCGGCACGCCCGCCGCCATCGGGTACGCCCAGGCCAGCGGCATCCCGTACGGCTCGGGCCTGGTCAAGAACGCCTACGTCGGACGCACGTTCATCCAGCCGTCGCAGACCATCCGCCAGCTCGGCATCCGGCTCAAGCTGAACCCGCTGCGCGACGTGATCCGGGGCAAGCGCCTGGTCGTCGTGGACGACTCGATCGTGCGCGGCAACACGCAGCGCGCCCTGGTGCGGATGCTGCGCGAGGCGGGTGCGGTCGAGGTGCACGTGCGGATCGCGTCGCCGCCGGTCAAGTGGCCGTGCTTCTACGGCATCGACTTCGCCTCCCGCGCCGAGCTGATCGCCAACGGCCTGGACACCGACGGCATCCGCCGCTCGGTGGGCGCCGACTCGCTGGGCTACGTGTCGCTGGAGGAGCTGATCGCGGCCAGCGAGCAGCCGAAGACGCGGCTGTGCTGCGCGTGCTTCGACGGCGACTACCCGATCCCGCTGCCCGACGACGCGCTGATCGGCAAGCACCTGCTCGAGGGCATCCGGGGCGTCGCGGGCTCGGCCACCCCCGTGCTGACGAACGGGTACGGTGCCGAGGACGCCCTGCAACGCCCCTGA
- a CDS encoding LacI family DNA-binding transcriptional regulator encodes MARPTMDDVAARAGVSRALVSLVMRGSPKVSDQRRAAVLEAAEELGYSPHAMARSLASRTSHVLGVMVSDLHNAFFAEVVDGLDAVAAEQGFDLILNTGGRSPARERRALRSLLSFRPAGLALLSPVVPSADIGRAAEQTPVVLVARSSRLATVDTVNDDGERGIKLAVDHLVSLGHKRIAHLDGGGGAQAAPRRRGYLAAMAAHGLTPRVVASEYTDAAGARAVRGMSADMPTAIVSCNDFNAVGAISALEEAGFRVPRDVSVVGYDNTSPAALRHVSLTTIDQPRNEFGRLAAAALLQRVRGERDEPVRHLLHPSLVVRSTTAPPVR; translated from the coding sequence GTGGCCAGACCCACGATGGACGACGTCGCGGCCCGCGCCGGGGTGTCCCGCGCCCTGGTGTCGCTGGTCATGCGGGGGTCACCCAAGGTGAGCGACCAGCGGCGGGCGGCCGTGCTCGAGGCGGCCGAGGAACTGGGGTACTCGCCGCACGCGATGGCCCGTTCGTTGGCCAGCCGCACGTCCCACGTGCTCGGCGTGATGGTGTCCGACCTGCACAACGCGTTCTTCGCGGAGGTGGTGGACGGGCTCGACGCGGTCGCGGCCGAGCAGGGCTTCGACCTGATCCTCAACACCGGCGGCCGCAGCCCGGCGCGGGAGCGGCGGGCGTTGCGCAGCCTGCTGTCGTTCCGGCCGGCGGGCCTGGCGCTGCTCTCGCCCGTGGTGCCGTCGGCGGACATCGGCCGCGCGGCGGAGCAGACACCCGTGGTGCTGGTGGCGCGGTCGTCCCGACTGGCCACTGTGGACACGGTGAACGACGACGGCGAGCGCGGCATCAAGCTCGCCGTGGACCACCTGGTGTCGTTGGGGCACAAGCGGATCGCGCACCTCGACGGTGGCGGCGGCGCGCAGGCCGCGCCACGCCGGCGCGGGTACCTGGCCGCGATGGCGGCGCACGGCCTCACGCCCCGGGTGGTGGCCAGCGAGTACACCGACGCGGCCGGCGCGCGTGCCGTGCGCGGCATGTCGGCCGACATGCCGACCGCGATCGTCTCGTGCAACGACTTCAACGCCGTCGGCGCGATCTCGGCGTTGGAGGAGGCCGGGTTCCGCGTGCCGCGTGACGTGTCGGTGGTCGGTTACGACAACACGTCGCCGGCCGCCCTGCGGCACGTCTCGCTGACCACGATCGACCAGCCGCGCAACGAGTTCGGCCGGCTCGCCGCGGCGGCCCTGCTGCAACGGGTGCGCGGCGAGCGGGACGAGCCCGTGCGCCACCTGCTGCACCCGTCGCTGGTCGTCCGCTCGACCACGGCCCCGCCCGTCAGGTGA
- a CDS encoding TIM barrel protein codes for MKIAGAPISWGVCEVPGWGEVREPASVLAEMASLGLRATELGPPDYLPAEPSSLKSLLDEHGLALVGGFLAVPLHTGARSTVDEAGRVAALLAAAGAEVLVLAAATGLDGYDERPALTDDEWRTLVGTALLVRDRAADHGLRTALHPHVGTHVERAAEVERFLADSDLDLCLDTGHLLIGGTDPVDLARRHPSRIGHVHLKDVRADIAATVREGRIGYTAAVQQRMYVPLGDGDVDVAALVAFLRDAGYTGWYVLEQDTALGADSPLDTPVRDTARSLAHLTRITA; via the coding sequence GTGAAGATCGCCGGAGCGCCCATCTCGTGGGGTGTCTGCGAGGTACCCGGCTGGGGCGAGGTCCGCGAACCGGCGTCGGTGCTGGCCGAGATGGCGTCCCTCGGGTTGCGGGCCACCGAACTCGGTCCGCCCGACTACCTGCCCGCCGAACCGTCGTCGTTGAAGTCCCTGTTGGACGAGCACGGGCTCGCGCTCGTCGGCGGCTTCCTGGCCGTTCCGCTGCACACCGGTGCGCGGTCCACCGTGGACGAGGCCGGCCGGGTCGCCGCGCTCCTCGCCGCCGCGGGCGCGGAAGTCCTCGTGCTGGCCGCCGCCACCGGCCTCGACGGCTACGACGAGCGCCCCGCGCTCACCGACGACGAGTGGCGCACCCTGGTCGGCACGGCCTTGCTCGTCCGCGACCGGGCCGCCGACCACGGCCTGCGCACCGCGCTGCACCCGCACGTCGGCACGCACGTCGAGCGCGCCGCCGAGGTCGAGCGGTTCCTCGCCGACTCCGACCTCGACCTCTGCCTGGACACCGGCCACCTGCTCATCGGCGGCACGGACCCGGTCGACCTGGCCCGCCGCCACCCCTCGCGGATCGGGCACGTCCACCTGAAGGACGTGCGCGCCGACATCGCGGCCACCGTCCGCGAAGGGCGCATCGGCTACACGGCCGCCGTCCAGCAGCGCATGTACGTGCCGCTCGGCGACGGCGACGTGGACGTGGCGGCGCTGGTGGCGTTCCTCCGGGACGCCGGCTACACCGGCTGGTACGTCCTGGAGCAGGACACCGCGCTCGGCGCCGACAGCCCGCTCGACACACCGGTGCGGGACACCGCGCGCAGCCTCGCGCACCTCACCCGGATCACCGCCTGA
- a CDS encoding SDR family NAD(P)-dependent oxidoreductase: MRTSRSALVTGGSRGIGAAIAKRPARDGVNVAITYARSADRAGAVVEEMTATGVRALAVRAEATDVDALRDAAARAAAAFGGLDVLVNNAGIAPCGPFEDVTADEVDRVLAIHARAAFVPAQAVVPHMVAGGRIVNIGSSLVERVPYPGWALYAMSKSALTGLTKALARDLGPRGITVNLVHPGSTDTGMNPAGGPDADEERRFTALGRYCDPEDVAATVAHLVGDGGRNVTGAAFVVDAGAVA; the protein is encoded by the coding sequence ATGCGCACAAGCAGGTCCGCGCTCGTGACGGGCGGCAGTCGGGGTATCGGGGCGGCGATCGCCAAGCGGCCGGCACGGGACGGCGTGAACGTCGCGATCACGTACGCGCGCTCGGCCGACCGCGCGGGAGCGGTGGTCGAGGAGATGACCGCGACGGGCGTACGCGCGCTCGCGGTGCGGGCCGAGGCGACCGACGTCGACGCCCTGCGTGACGCCGCGGCCCGCGCCGCGGCCGCGTTCGGCGGCCTGGACGTCCTGGTCAACAACGCGGGCATCGCCCCGTGCGGCCCGTTCGAGGACGTCACCGCCGACGAGGTCGACCGGGTCCTCGCGATCCACGCACGGGCGGCGTTCGTGCCGGCCCAAGCGGTCGTCCCGCACATGGTGGCGGGCGGCCGGATCGTCAACATCGGCAGCAGCCTGGTCGAACGGGTGCCGTACCCGGGCTGGGCGCTCTACGCGATGAGCAAGTCGGCGTTGACCGGGCTGACCAAGGCCCTGGCCCGCGACCTCGGCCCGCGCGGCATCACGGTCAACCTCGTCCACCCCGGCTCGACCGACACCGGGATGAACCCGGCAGGCGGGCCGGACGCCGACGAGGAGCGCCGCTTCACCGCGCTCGGCCGGTACTGCGACCCGGAGGACGTGGCCGCGACGGTCGCGCACCTCGTCGGCGACGGCGGGCGCAACGTCACGGGCGCGGCGTTCGTGGTCGACGCGGGCGCGGTGGCGTAG
- a CDS encoding class I SAM-dependent methyltransferase, which translates to MTEPEFLTTTRTAYDTVAHDYADALRDHLAESPADRAVLGLFAELVDGRVADVGCGPGRISGHLRGLGVDVFGVDLSPEMVAVARRDHPGIGFEVGSMLDLDLPDASLGGALAWYSLIHVPWDLHPVVFAEFHRVLAPGGLLLLAFQVGDEVRRIEHAYGHDIEADAYRLDPDKLLGQLADAGFEPHTRVEREAADPKWEKTPQGYLLVRKAGQPSHA; encoded by the coding sequence GTGACCGAGCCCGAGTTCCTGACCACGACCCGCACCGCTTACGACACCGTCGCCCACGACTACGCCGACGCCCTGCGCGACCACCTGGCCGAGAGCCCGGCGGACCGGGCGGTGCTCGGCCTGTTCGCCGAGCTGGTCGACGGCCGGGTCGCGGACGTCGGCTGCGGACCCGGCCGGATCTCCGGCCACCTGCGCGGCCTCGGCGTGGACGTGTTCGGTGTCGACCTGTCGCCGGAGATGGTCGCCGTCGCCCGCCGCGACCACCCGGGGATCGGCTTCGAGGTCGGCTCGATGCTCGACCTGGACCTGCCGGACGCCTCGCTCGGCGGCGCACTCGCCTGGTACTCGCTGATCCACGTGCCGTGGGACCTGCACCCGGTGGTGTTCGCCGAGTTCCACCGCGTCCTCGCGCCCGGCGGCCTGCTGCTCCTGGCGTTCCAGGTCGGGGACGAGGTCCGCCGGATCGAGCACGCCTACGGGCACGACATCGAGGCGGACGCCTACCGGCTCGACCCGGACAAGCTGCTCGGGCAGCTCGCCGACGCGGGCTTCGAGCCGCACACCCGCGTGGAGCGGGAGGCAGCCGACCCGAAGTGGGAGAAGACACCGCAGGGCTACCTGCTCGTGCGCAAGGCCGGTCAGCCCAGCCACGCGTAG
- a CDS encoding maleylpyruvate isomerase N-terminal domain-containing protein — MPGGWTTQRWTEVFTAQAAMFRAAVGKADPAAAVPSCPGWTFTDLALHVGRFLETSLEYLRTGSTVQLRLPSPPAGVAPLDYLDEQLAKAAELLPSTPGNRTAWTFSPSSPDLAWVWHRRIAHELDLRRWDAQAALRELVVGDADFAVDGIDEALTTLLAAKYATDVPPTAEGTALVQLTDVPEAWVVTFAPGVVPEVRAAWPGEETDLQVSGEAQLVHYGLWGRLPLKHTGDERVWYALKLD; from the coding sequence GTGCCTGGAGGTTGGACCACCCAGCGGTGGACCGAGGTCTTCACCGCGCAGGCGGCGATGTTCCGGGCGGCGGTCGGGAAGGCCGATCCCGCCGCCGCGGTGCCCAGCTGCCCAGGCTGGACGTTCACCGACCTGGCGCTGCACGTCGGCAGGTTCCTGGAGACGTCCCTGGAGTACCTGCGCACCGGCAGCACCGTGCAGCTCCGCCTGCCGAGCCCGCCCGCCGGGGTGGCGCCGCTGGACTACCTGGACGAGCAGCTCGCCAAAGCCGCCGAGCTGCTGCCGTCCACCCCGGGCAACCGGACGGCGTGGACGTTCTCCCCGTCCTCGCCCGACCTGGCGTGGGTCTGGCACCGGCGCATCGCGCACGAGCTGGACCTGCGCCGCTGGGACGCCCAGGCGGCGCTGCGGGAGCTGGTGGTGGGCGACGCGGACTTCGCCGTCGACGGCATCGACGAGGCGCTCACCACCCTGCTGGCCGCCAAGTACGCCACCGACGTGCCGCCGACCGCCGAGGGCACCGCCCTGGTGCAGCTCACCGACGTGCCGGAGGCGTGGGTGGTGACGTTCGCGCCGGGCGTCGTGCCGGAGGTGCGGGCGGCGTGGCCGGGCGAGGAGACGGACCTCCAGGTCAGCGGCGAGGCGCAACTCGTGCACTACGGCCTGTGGGGTCGCCTGCCGCTCAAGCACACCGGTGACGAACGGGTCTGGTACGCGCTCAAGCTGGACTGA
- the arfB gene encoding alternative ribosome rescue aminoacyl-tRNA hydrolase ArfB has translation MADDLTVTRTLVIPAAELSERFSRSSGPGGQGVNTADSRVELSFDLAASSAVPGWLRSRMLGRLEKRLVDGVLTVTASEHRAQLQNRQAARERLARLLRDAAAAPPPVRRPTKPTKGSKERRIAEKKRRAETKQGRRGGGWD, from the coding sequence GTGGCCGACGACCTGACCGTGACGCGGACGCTGGTGATCCCGGCGGCCGAGTTGAGCGAGCGGTTCTCCCGGTCGTCCGGCCCCGGAGGCCAGGGCGTGAACACGGCGGACAGCCGGGTCGAGCTGAGCTTCGACCTGGCTGCGTCGTCGGCGGTGCCCGGCTGGTTGCGCTCCCGGATGCTCGGCCGCCTGGAGAAGCGCCTGGTCGACGGTGTGCTCACGGTGACCGCGAGCGAGCACCGGGCCCAGTTGCAGAACCGCCAGGCTGCCCGGGAGCGGCTGGCCCGGTTGCTGCGTGACGCGGCCGCCGCGCCGCCGCCGGTGCGCCGTCCGACGAAGCCGACCAAGGGCTCGAAGGAACGCCGCATCGCGGAGAAGAAGCGCCGCGCCGAGACGAAACAGGGCCGGCGCGGCGGCGGTTGGGACTAG
- a CDS encoding SigE family RNA polymerase sigma factor, with the protein MERDREFGEFVDARALVMRRTAYLLCGDWHRAEDLVQTALTKLYVAWPRVRRGSVDAYARKVLVRAAIDEGRRGFRSRETVVDTVPDTAVAGTAPGDLDVRRALALLPPGQRTVVVLRYWEDLSVTETARLLGRTEGTVKSQAAKGLAALRELLGRHVFEEQR; encoded by the coding sequence GTGGAACGCGATCGCGAGTTCGGTGAGTTCGTCGATGCCCGCGCGTTGGTGATGCGGAGGACCGCGTACCTGCTGTGCGGTGACTGGCACCGCGCCGAGGACCTGGTGCAGACGGCGTTGACCAAGCTGTACGTCGCCTGGCCGAGGGTGCGGCGCGGCAGCGTCGACGCCTACGCCCGCAAGGTGCTGGTGCGCGCGGCCATCGACGAGGGCCGGCGCGGGTTCCGCAGCCGGGAGACCGTGGTCGACACCGTCCCGGACACCGCGGTGGCCGGGACGGCGCCCGGCGACCTGGACGTCCGCCGGGCGCTGGCCCTGCTGCCGCCGGGCCAGCGCACCGTCGTGGTGCTCCGCTACTGGGAGGACCTGAGCGTCACCGAAACCGCCCGACTGCTCGGTCGGACCGAAGGCACCGTGAAGAGCCAGGCGGCGAAGGGCCTCGCCGCGCTGCGCGAACTTCTCGGGCGCCACGTATTCGAGGAGCAGCGATGA
- a CDS encoding DMT family transporter has product MAWVLLLGAALLEAVWATALGRSDGFTRPWPTVIGIAAAAASFVMLAIAMRDLPVGTAYAVWVGLGAVGVVLVGITAGESASPPRLACLALIVLGVAGLKLT; this is encoded by the coding sequence GTGGCCTGGGTGCTGCTGCTCGGCGCGGCGTTGTTGGAGGCCGTGTGGGCCACGGCGTTGGGCCGGTCGGACGGTTTCACCCGCCCGTGGCCGACGGTGATCGGCATCGCCGCGGCGGCGGCGAGCTTCGTGATGCTCGCGATCGCCATGCGCGACCTGCCCGTGGGCACGGCCTACGCGGTGTGGGTCGGGCTCGGCGCGGTGGGCGTGGTCCTGGTGGGCATCACCGCGGGCGAGAGCGCGTCGCCGCCGCGGTTGGCGTGCCTGGCGCTGATCGTGCTCGGCGTGGCGGGCCTCAAGCTCACCTGA
- a CDS encoding Gfo/Idh/MocA family protein yields the protein MRIGVAGVGRIGTMHATNLAALDEVDEVLLFDPVPGRAAQASALLPGTRSVPDLDALLTASDGVLLATPTTTHPALLRAAIAAGVPTLCEKPIASHLDEMRALVDDVEASGVDVLVGFQRRFDPAVSELHRRVRAGEVGDVYLVRALGNDARPPDSSYLPQSGGLFRDLLIHDLDAVPWLVGEPVVEVYASGSVLVDRAFADADDVDNAVVVLRFAGGAHAVLAGGRHDPLGYDHRIEVLGSRDSLAAGLDPRTPLTSLEPDGPKAAVDAYPGFPERFHRAYLAEVAVFTQVVAGAVANPSPARESLVSLRLAEACERSRRSGAPVRIGTEVAA from the coding sequence ATGCGCATCGGAGTAGCCGGAGTGGGTCGGATCGGCACCATGCACGCCACCAACCTGGCCGCCCTCGACGAGGTCGACGAAGTCCTCCTGTTCGACCCCGTGCCCGGCCGCGCGGCGCAGGCGTCGGCCCTGCTGCCCGGCACCCGGAGCGTGCCGGACCTCGACGCGCTGCTCACCGCCAGTGACGGCGTCCTGCTCGCCACGCCCACCACCACGCACCCGGCGCTGCTGCGCGCGGCCATCGCGGCGGGCGTGCCGACGCTGTGCGAGAAGCCGATCGCGAGCCACCTGGACGAGATGCGCGCACTGGTGGACGACGTGGAGGCGTCCGGCGTGGACGTCCTGGTCGGCTTCCAGCGCCGGTTCGACCCGGCGGTGTCCGAACTGCACCGGCGCGTCCGCGCCGGGGAGGTCGGCGACGTCTACCTCGTCCGCGCGCTCGGCAACGACGCCCGACCACCCGACTCCTCCTACCTGCCCCAGTCCGGCGGCCTGTTCCGCGACCTGCTGATCCACGACCTGGACGCGGTGCCGTGGCTGGTCGGCGAACCGGTGGTCGAGGTGTACGCGTCGGGGTCCGTGCTGGTGGACCGGGCGTTCGCGGACGCCGACGACGTGGACAACGCCGTGGTGGTGCTCAGGTTCGCGGGCGGCGCGCACGCCGTGCTGGCGGGTGGTCGGCACGACCCGCTCGGCTACGACCACCGCATCGAGGTGCTGGGCAGCCGCGACTCCCTGGCCGCGGGCCTGGACCCGCGCACGCCGCTGACGTCGCTGGAACCCGACGGCCCGAAGGCCGCGGTCGACGCCTATCCCGGCTTCCCCGAGCGCTTCCACCGCGCCTACCTCGCCGAGGTGGCGGTGTTCACGCAGGTCGTGGCGGGCGCGGTGGCGAACCCGTCGCCCGCGCGGGAGAGCCTGGTCAGCCTGCGGCTCGCCGAGGCGTGCGAGCGGTCGCGGCGTTCGGGCGCGCCGGTCCGGATCGGGACGGAGGTCGCCGCGTGA
- the purM gene encoding phosphoribosylformylglycinamidine cyclo-ligase: protein MPGSVEHRDVTDSAKATYAAAGVSIEAGDEAVEKLKPWAAKAQRPEVLGGIGGFAGLFQLKLDRWKEPVLASSTDGVGTKIAVAQALDKHDTVGIDLVAMVVDDLVVCGAEPLFLQDYIAIGRVVPDKVAALVKGISEGCVLAGCALLGGETAEHPGLMGEDDYDISGTGVGVVEASAMLGPDRVRAGDVVIAMGSSGLHSNGYSLARHVLLDIARMPLEGHVEEFGRTLGEEMLEPTRIYAKDCLALAAEAEVRTFAHVTGGGLAANLARVLPEGLRANLNRGTWTPAPVFALIAQRGRVEREEMEKTFNMGVGMVAVVAPEDVDRALAVLTARHVPAWVLGDVVRSDEPGAALTGEHPRF from the coding sequence ATGCCCGGAAGTGTGGAGCACAGAGACGTGACGGACAGCGCCAAGGCGACCTACGCCGCAGCTGGAGTAAGCATCGAAGCCGGTGACGAGGCGGTGGAGAAGCTCAAGCCGTGGGCGGCGAAGGCGCAGCGTCCCGAGGTGCTCGGCGGCATCGGCGGCTTCGCCGGGTTGTTCCAGCTCAAGCTGGACCGCTGGAAGGAGCCGGTGCTCGCGTCCTCGACCGACGGCGTCGGCACCAAGATCGCGGTCGCGCAGGCGTTGGACAAGCACGACACGGTCGGCATCGACCTGGTCGCGATGGTCGTGGACGACCTGGTGGTGTGCGGCGCGGAGCCGCTGTTCCTGCAGGACTACATCGCGATCGGCCGGGTCGTGCCGGACAAGGTGGCGGCGCTGGTCAAGGGCATCTCCGAGGGCTGCGTGCTGGCGGGGTGCGCGTTGCTGGGCGGCGAGACCGCCGAGCACCCGGGCCTGATGGGCGAGGACGACTACGACATCTCCGGCACGGGCGTCGGCGTGGTCGAGGCGTCCGCGATGCTCGGCCCGGACCGGGTGCGCGCGGGTGACGTGGTGATCGCCATGGGCTCGTCCGGCCTGCACTCCAACGGGTACTCGCTGGCCCGGCACGTGCTGCTGGACATCGCCCGCATGCCGCTGGAGGGCCACGTCGAGGAGTTCGGCCGCACCCTCGGCGAGGAGATGCTGGAACCGACCCGCATCTACGCCAAGGACTGCCTGGCGCTGGCCGCCGAGGCCGAGGTCCGCACGTTCGCGCACGTCACCGGCGGTGGCCTGGCCGCGAACCTGGCCCGCGTGCTGCCCGAGGGCCTGCGCGCCAACCTCAACCGCGGCACCTGGACGCCCGCTCCGGTGTTCGCCCTGATCGCCCAGCGCGGCCGGGTGGAGCGCGAGGAGATGGAGAAGACGTTCAACATGGGCGTCGGCATGGTCGCCGTGGTCGCCCCGGAGGACGTGGACCGCGCCCTGGCCGTGCTGACGGCCCGTCACGTGCCCGCGTGGGTGCTCGGCGACGTGGTCCGCTCCGACGAGCCGGGCGCCGCGCTGACGGGCGAGCACCCGCGTTTCTAG
- a CDS encoding TetR/AcrR family transcriptional regulator, whose translation MTRERADAAKNRAKILAAADIVAERGIEGLAMAEVAAASGVGVGTLYRRFGDRSGLAHALIDASEREFQAAFLTGPPPVGPGAPPADRVRAFLHALVDRTLAQLDLLLMAETAGPPARFGGAYDAHHRHLTVLIARAAPDLDAAFTADALLAPLAANLVTHRGVGAARLKRGLDTLVDGLLPR comes from the coding sequence GTGACGCGGGAACGGGCCGACGCCGCCAAGAACCGGGCGAAGATCCTGGCCGCCGCCGACATCGTGGCCGAGCGCGGCATCGAAGGCCTCGCGATGGCCGAGGTGGCCGCCGCGTCCGGCGTCGGCGTCGGCACCCTGTACCGCCGCTTCGGCGACCGCTCCGGCCTGGCCCACGCGCTGATCGACGCCTCGGAGCGCGAGTTCCAGGCCGCCTTCCTCACCGGCCCGCCCCCGGTCGGCCCCGGCGCGCCACCCGCCGACCGCGTCCGCGCGTTCCTGCACGCCCTGGTCGACCGGACGCTCGCCCAGCTCGACCTGCTGCTGATGGCCGAGACCGCCGGCCCGCCGGCCCGCTTCGGCGGCGCCTACGACGCCCACCACCGCCACCTGACCGTGCTGATCGCCCGGGCCGCGCCGGACCTCGACGCCGCGTTCACCGCCGACGCCCTGCTCGCACCCCTGGCCGCGAACCTGGTCACGCACCGGGGTGTCGGGGCCGCCCGGCTCAAGCGCGGCCTCGACACCCTGGTGGACGGTCTGCTGCCGCGCTAG
- a CDS encoding sugar ABC transporter substrate-binding protein, with amino-acid sequence MTSTRTALRAGLALTGLALLAACSGPGAQDTTGDTTAAPAPTGDLRVAVVTHGTPGDAFWNVVKNGATDAGEQLGVTVDYNSDGDPGRQSTLIDNAVSQEVGGIVVSMANPDALRTSIENAVKAGIPVITINSGSDKSAAFGALAHVGQEESVAGEQAGRKLRETGRTKLLCVIHEAGNVGLNQRCDGARAGFGGTVTNLQVDINNPTDVESRIKGALQTDPSVDAVLALNPQVAVSSVSAVKGASAKAAVATFDLNADVTAAIKAGDVLFAVDQQQYEQGYLPVVMLKLYRDNANTVGGGKPVLTGPGFVDESNVDKVAEYAARGTR; translated from the coding sequence GTGACGTCCACTCGAACGGCCCTGCGAGCGGGCCTGGCCCTGACCGGGCTCGCGCTGCTGGCCGCGTGCAGCGGCCCGGGCGCGCAGGACACGACCGGCGACACCACCGCCGCCCCGGCGCCCACCGGTGACCTGCGCGTCGCCGTCGTCACCCACGGCACCCCCGGTGACGCGTTCTGGAACGTGGTCAAGAACGGGGCCACCGACGCGGGCGAGCAGCTCGGCGTCACGGTCGACTACAACTCCGACGGCGACCCCGGCCGGCAGTCCACGCTGATCGACAACGCCGTGTCGCAGGAGGTCGGCGGCATCGTCGTCTCCATGGCCAATCCGGACGCGCTGCGCACCTCGATCGAGAACGCGGTCAAGGCCGGCATCCCGGTCATCACCATCAACTCCGGCTCGGACAAGAGCGCGGCGTTCGGCGCGCTGGCGCACGTCGGCCAGGAGGAGAGCGTCGCCGGCGAACAGGCCGGGCGCAAGCTCCGCGAAACCGGCCGGACCAAGCTGCTGTGCGTCATCCACGAAGCCGGCAACGTCGGCCTCAACCAGCGCTGCGACGGCGCGCGCGCCGGGTTCGGCGGCACGGTCACCAACCTCCAGGTCGACATCAACAACCCGACCGACGTCGAGTCCCGCATCAAGGGCGCGTTGCAGACCGACCCGTCCGTCGACGCGGTGCTCGCGCTGAACCCGCAGGTCGCCGTGTCGTCCGTGAGCGCGGTCAAGGGCGCGTCCGCGAAGGCGGCCGTGGCCACGTTCGACCTCAACGCCGACGTCACCGCCGCGATCAAGGCCGGTGACGTGCTGTTCGCCGTCGACCAGCAGCAGTACGAGCAGGGCTACCTGCCGGTCGTGATGCTCAAGCTCTACCGCGACAACGCCAACACCGTCGGCGGCGGCAAGCCGGTCCTCACCGGACCCGGGTTCGTCGACGAGTCCAACGTGGACAAGGTGGCCGAGTACGCCGCCCGCGGCACCCGCTGA